The Mangrovivirga cuniculi genomic sequence TTTTGATGATCTGACTCAAGACTGGCAAAACCTTGTTAAAAAAGCGGAAGAGGCCTGTGAAACCGCCTATGCACCATATTCTAACTTTAAGGTTGGTGCTGCTCTTGAACTGGAAAACGGAACTATTATTAAAGGAAACAACCAGGAAAATGCTGCTTATCCATCAGGGCTTTGTGCTGAAAGAGTGGCACTTTTTACTGCCCATAGTCAGTATCCTGATCAAAAAGTAAAAAAGATTACCATTTGCGCAATAAATAATGAAAATAAAAAAACAGGAGTTTCTCCGTGTGGTGGATGCAGACAGGTAATGGTTGAGTTTTCAAAAAATAATAATATTGAGGTCCTTTTAAAAACTAAGGAAGGGAAATTTCATCTTTTTACTAGCGCATTAGACCTCGTCCCATTTAATTTTAACAAAAAAAACCTGGACGGTTAATCCAGGTTTTTTATAAAATCTTTTTTTGATCAATTTGCTTTCGGGATGACATTAGCCCTTAATGATACTGCATCTCTGAAGGTGGTAGAGTTGCTTACTACGGTAACTACCTTATTTTGCACCCCTCGCTTATTAGTACTATTGAATACCACGTTGATCGATCCTTTCTCTCCTGGAGGAATCGGATCTTTTGGCCAGTCAGTTGCAGTACAACCACACTGTACAAGAACATCTGATATCAATAAAACTTCATTCCCGGTGTTCTCAAATACAAATTCGTGACTTACTTTTTCACCCTCAGTAATATCACCAAAATCAACTTTCTTTTGTTCGAAAGTTATCTTAGGCCCATTTTCAGTTTCCTGTGCCTGAATTGTTGCCGTAAATGCAAATAGTATCAAAAATAATACTGACAATCTTTTCATAACTGAATATAATTTTTTGATGTAATTAACGTCTAAAATACAAAAATCGTTCCGTTTATTTAGATTTTTCTATTAAATATAATTCTTTTTTAGCCCTGGTCACTGCTGTGTACAACCATCGCATATATTCTTTATCCTGTCTTTCAGGAGGAAGGTAACCTCTATCGAGAAAAACAGCATCCCACTGCCCACCTTGTGATTTATGACAGGTTAGGGCATAAGCATATTTAATCTGTAGTGCGTTGAGATATTCATTTGTCCTGATTAGTTCCTTCAGGTCTTTTTTATTCTTTGCTACCTGCTCAAGTTCTGCCCTGATCGTTATATACAATTCTTTTGAAGTTTCGGCTGAAAGGGAGGCCTCAGGCTGGTGAAGTGTATCGAGTAAAACTTTAGCTTCAACCGGTTCCTGATCCGGATAGTCAAGCATTCTAAACCTCATCCTCGCAAACCTCAATCCATACATTTCTTCTTCGGCATAAACTTTCATCACCTCGATAAAATCTCCATTGGCAATAAATCCTGCAGGAGCATCTTCGGGAAGAAAAAAGTAATTATTTCGGACTACCATTAGTAATTCTCCCGACTCTACCTCATGTTCATACCAATGAATGGTTTGCCTGATAAATTTATTATACTGAACAGCGGCAAAGTTACTACGGCACACAACAGCAGTATTTTCCTGACCGAATTTATCGTAAGCATATCGGAGCCCATCTTCCATTCGTTCAGTGCTCATTTTAAATATATCGGTAAACTTGTTGGTATTAAAAACCGGCTCAAAAACACCCTCATGCATTTTTTGACGGATATCATTGGCGTGAAGCAGAATTCCTGAATCCAGATCCTGACGTGTAACCTGGGTTAATTCTGCCATTTCCGGTTCATAAAAAATTATCTTTTCTATACCTTCCTTCGTCAAAGCAGGACTTTCATTTAATCCCACCGGTGGCAGCTGTGCGGGATCACCGACAATAAGCAGTTTGTTTTTGTTTTCAGGTTTTTCAAAGACATATTCAATCACATCAGTCAGTAATCCCTGTTTACCAAAGTTGAACTCATCACCAATCATGGAGGCTTCATCGACAATAAAAAGAGTTCGCTTAAAGTAATTAGGCTGTCGTTTAAAGCTTAAAGTTCCTGCTGAAGGATCATTTTGCTGCTTATAAATCACTTTATGAATGGTAAAAGCCTGGGAATTACTATAAGTAGCCATAACCTTGGCAGCCCTTCCCGTTGGAGCCATCATCATAATTTTCCATTTAAAAGCTCCCAGACATTTATTAATCATGCTTAGCACCGTAGTTTTTCCTGTACCAGCATATCCTTTCAGAATTAAAACATCCTCTCCCTCCGTACTTTTTATAAACTTTTCAAATACGTCCAGAAACTGCCCCTGATCATCAGTTGGTTGAAAAGGAAAATTCTTTACAATTAGATCTTTAATTCTTCCCAATTGGATTTATTTAAATTTATTGGCAATTTAGATAAATAGATACATGAGTAAAAAGGAAAACATAAGCTTTAAAAATAAGATCCGCAACCGGGTGATGGGATTAATATTTAATGATGAAAATGAAATCCTGGTAATTAAGCAGAAGCATTTATTTTTAAAGAATGAATGGTTTTTACTACCCCCGGAGGTGGTATTGACTTTGGAGAAGAGATGCATGAAGCACTTAAAAGGGAAATTAAGGAAGAAACTTTCCTGGATATAAAAAACTCAGAATATTTATTTATGTCAGAATTTATCCAGGAACCTTATCATGCAATTGAACATTTTTTTCTCGTAGAAGAATTTGAAGGAAATGCCAGGGTTGGATCTGACCCGGAGTTAGATGAGAATAACCAGATGATAATGGGCATTGAATGGCATACCGAAGAAGAATTAAATAATATAAATAACCATAGAAAACATAGGATATTTAATATTATTCCCGAATTCGAAGAATTAAAAAAGGCTTCAGGCTTCTTAACAGTTGTTTCCGACCAAAAGAATACTTAATTTTCGTTGTGATTTGCATTTCAAAATAATATAATTGCAAAAATAAAAATAAACTGGTACACAATGCTTAATAAGATTTTAACTGCTGTATTTACAATTATCGCGATCGTTTTAGCGTGGTTGATATGGGATTATTCTATTAATTCTGAAATTCGATTAAGAAGGAAAATCAAAAAAGTTGAAACCGAGGTAATACAAAATCTCGAGCAAATAAGAGAGGCTCAAAAGGCTTACTATGCTACTCATAAGAAGTATACGGAAAACTGGGATTCTCTGATTTCATTTATCGACACAGGAAAAATCTACATTGTTGAGAGAAACGAGGAAATCATCACATTAGAATATGGTGCTGACAGTGTGGTTGTAGAATTTGATACACTGGGTTCAGTGGGTGTTCAGGATTCACTTTTCAACGAAAGAAAATATCCTGACTTCAAGCTTTCCGAATTAAAATATGTTCCTTACAGCAAAGGAAAAGTATTTGAAATGGAAACTGAGCAACAGATCAAAGGACCTGTTAAAGTATCGTTAATTCAGGTAGTAGATCCGGCTCCATTCGATAAAACAAGAAAAGAGGATAACGATATTCCTGGTCGAAGACCATTGAGATTTGGATCTCTCGTAGATGCAACTCTTTCAGGTAACTGGGAATAATTTTTTCAATAAAAAAATCTTAACATGGCGTACAAGAGCGTAAGAAAAATCAAAGATACACGATTTAACATCGAACACTTAGAGGATTATGCGCTCAGCCTATTAATAGGCAGGAGTGATTTCAGAATGTTCGTAACGAATACTCGAGATAACTCCTGCTTAATCATTGAAGAATTTGAATACCCGACAGTCGATAACTCTACCGAACTCATGCAGGTACTCGATAAGATCTTCGATGAGCATCACTTACTAAAAGCAGGCTTCTGGAAAGTCGTAAAAGTTGCAATTAAGGATTGTCCATTCTCACATGTCCCTAATGATCTTTTCGAAAAGGAAAATGCAATAGACCACCTTTCAATGAATGGTAATGTCGATCAGGAGGACGTTGTACTTTATTACAAACACCTTCAGTCAGACATTGTAACAGTTTTTAGTGTAAATGAAGACCTATCTGAATATTTAAAAGGAGTTTACACAACTATTCCAGTTCACTTTGTTCATCCAAGTGCAGCTTTTATTGAAAACATCTACAAATACGACGATAAAACTGATGAAACTACTGTATTCCTCAATAAATCTAAAGAGGGAATATCTATTGCAGTTTATGAAAATAGTAAGATCGTATTTTATAATGAATTTGTTACTAATACAGCAGAAGCGGTATTAAAATATACCATGTATGTCTTTAATCTTCTTGGTTTGAACCAGCAATCAACCAGGGTTGTAATATGGGGAGATACGGACACTCAACATGAAGACTTCAAACTTCTCTATCAGTACATCAGGAATATTTCATTTGGAAGAAGGCCTCAATATCTTAAATGTGGCTTTGTCTTTGATGTAGCTGAAGACCATCAATACTTTGACCTGATGTCAATTCAGGCTTGTGCATAATCTCCAAAATGAGTAATAAGCAAAAAACAGCTATCTTCCCGGGATCATTCGATCCGTTTACTAATGGTCATAAAGACATCGTACTAAGATCTTTAAAGATATTCGATGTAGTTATCATCGCTATCGGCCATAACACCAGTAAACATAAAAGATACTTTGATATTGACTTAATGGTTCGTAAGATCGAAGAATCCTTCATAGAATATGGTGACCGGGTCAAAGTAGTTGTTTACAATGAATTAACTGCTTTTCTTGCTGATAAACTAGAAGCGAAGTTCCTAATCAGGGGATTGAGAAATACCACAGATTTCGAATATGAAAACAGTATTTCCCAGGTAAATGCGGATATTAATAAGGAGCTGGAAACAGTTTTTCTTATAACCTCTCATGAGTTTGCTGCTATAAGTTCAACTATCATAAGGGAGATACATCGATACGGTGCTGATGTATCAAAATATCTTCCCTACGAAATATAACTCTCTTTTAATCTATTTCAACTTTTTGCTTTTCAAGCACTCTAAGATACTTTTGATAGATATATCTTATTGAACGATAGCTGGTTAGTAATGACCTGTCCATTTCCTTTTTGGTAAACCATTTGATATCGGTAATCTTTTCTTCTAACTGAGGAGTCATATTAGAATCATCCAGGCAATCCATCAGGTACCAGTCTGTCCTTTTTAAAATTCGTTTACCATTCTGCACGTAAGTGTGCCAGGTTTTAACAACCTTTTCTTTTAAGCGCACCTTAATCGCACATTCCTCTTCAACTTCCCTCACTGCTCCTAATTCCGGAGTTTCCTTCTTTTCAAGTTTTCCTTTTGGGAAGTCCCATTTGCCAAGTCTGTATATTGCCAGCGTTTTCCGGTCTTTTTTAACAATACCCCCTGCAGCTTTAATAATCTTAAAATTACTCTTAAAATACTTGACTGCCTTTTCTTTATCTTCAAACAAAAACGTAATCGAATTTAATCTCTTGGCTTTCTTATCAGACAAAATTTCGATCACCTTATCTATGTGATCGATCTGAGCAGAACGCACAAGTAAATTATCTACCAGGTTAGCGTGGGCCAGATCAAATTCAGCTCCATCCACTACGTGATCATAAACATGGTGATCGTCCGATTCCTGGCCTCTGAAATAAACGGGGTTGTCATTTATAAATACCTTCATTTAACCACTGGTAATTTTAAACAATTAAAAAATCTTTCACAGACCTTAAAAATAATCAAGTATCTGAGCTGTCACAAGATTTCGATACTTAAAACACATATAAAAGTATTAATTGCTTAGATGATTTTGATTAATTTCGCGTCATGAGTTATGTAAATATTAATCCGGATACAGCTAAAAGAACAGCGTCTGAATTGATCGAAGTAGGCGCCGTAAAAATATCACCTTCAAAACCATTCGTTTGGGCTTCGGGATGGAATTCCCCGGTATATTGTGATAACCGAATCACATTATCTTTTCCCAACACTAGAAAGTACCTAAAAGATGCCCTTGTAGAAACAATCAGAAAGCAATTTCCAGAAGTGGAAGCTATCGCAGGGGTGGCTACTGCAGGAATACCACAGGGAGCTCTGACTGCAGACATTCTGGACTTACCATTCTTATATATCAGGTCAAAGCCAAAGGGCCATGGAATGAAAAACATGATTGAAGGCAAAGTCGATAAAAAACAAAAGGTAGTATTGGTTGAAGACCTGGTTTCTACCGGTGGCAGTTCCCTGAAAGCGGCAGAAGCATTAAAAGAGGCCGGTGCAGAAATATTGGGAATGGTTTCAATATTTACTTACGGTTTTGAGATCGCTGAAAATAATTTCAAAGAAGCCGGAATCAAGCTCGTTTCCCTCAGTGATTATTCCAATATGCTAAAAGAAGCGCTTGATCGAGGTCTGGTTAAGGAAAAAGATCTTGTATCATTAAAATCATGGAGAACTGATCCTGAAAACTGGAAGGCTTAAATGCCTTCCATCACTCCGAGTCCGAAAAGGGCCAGGTCATATTTCACCGGGTCCTCAGGGTTCATTTTTTTTAGATTTGAAGTAAGTTCCTCGGCAGCAAGCCAATCTGATTGTTTTCTTTTCAATAGATTGAGTGCCTTGGCTATACGCTCCACGTGTACATCCAGTGGACAGATCAGATCAGCGGTACTGATCTTATTCCAAATCCCAAAGTCAATCCCTTCTTTGTCCGATCTAACCATCCATCGTAAGTACATATTCAATCTTTTACAGGCACTTTTCCTTTCGGGAGTGCTGACATGCTTTTTTGTTCTCGAAGGTGAATCGGAAAGTGAAAAAAAAGTTCTGTGATAATTGATCAATCCCTGTTTTACGGGTTGTGAGGAATCGTTCGGATCAACATAGAATAAATCTTCCAGGGAATCATTTTCTGAATACCAGTAATTTAAAAACCGGATGAAATAAAGTAGATCTTCGTTATTGAAGGTCCGATGCTTAAATGAACTCAATCTTTGCAGTTCCTCCTCACTGTGTCCAAGGATAAATTCGTGAGGAGCCCTGTCCATCATGTCCATGAGCTCATTGCATTTGTTGATAATCGTTTTTCTTTGCCCCCACGCCAATGTAGCAGCAAATAAACCTGCAATTTCAATATCCTGCTTTCTCGAGAATGAATGAGGAATCTGAATCGGATCAGAACCTATAAAACCCGGTTGGGCATATTTTATCAGCGCATCATCTAAATGCTCCTTTACATCTCTCAACGATAATTTCATACCTAGTAAGGGAAATAAGAGAGCTGTACCCTGATCTTTTTATCCGCAGCACCCAATCGCTGATATGCTCTTTCAGACATTCTTAAGATCAGGTCCTGACTAGTATTAGAAGGCAACTTACCAATAACTCTGACGAACACTCTTCTTTTATTCGCTTCATTAATCACCTCGAGTAGGGTCCCTACAGGAGCTGTTTTATGCAATCCAAGATACTGATCATTCTTGCCTGTACCTTCGATAACCTCGGCTACACCTTTTTCAACAACTTTTTTGATGTCGTGAGATTGTACATCAATAGCCGGAACAGTAAACACTTCCCTTTCAGATCCGGAATTAGTATTAGTACTGGCTGTTGCGGTATTATCAGCTGTATTGTTGTTTTCTTTATCACTTTCTTTTACTGGCTTGGCTCCGTCAGGAGAAGTAACTACCAATACCTGCCCAATAGATACAGAGTTATCTGGTAAACTATTCCACTTTACCAGGTCCTCAACTTCTACATTATATTTTTTACTAATACTATAAAGAGTTTCCCCTCCTTCAACTTTATGAGTTCCTTTAATTTTTGTGTTTGAATAATTACCGGTATTTGTCGTTGTTTTACTCTGAGAAGAGCTACCCGATGGTGCTGATACAATCAATTCCTGTCCCAGGTCGATACTGTTACCATCGAGGTCATTCCAGGTCTTAATTTCATTGACGGTGATATTGTATTTTCTCGAAATCGAGAATAACGTTTCCTTTTTCTTTACTATATGCTTCTTTGTATTTGAAGATGATGGAGACCCGCTATTCTGTGCCTGGGCATTACCTTTTGGAATCATCACCTCCTGTCCTACTTTGATCACT encodes the following:
- a CDS encoding LysM peptidoglycan-binding domain-containing protein; amino-acid sequence: MKSKFLILALGLLSFCSALNINAQEVREKDGQKFIVHIVEAGQTAFSISKAYDVEISEIEKYNPEFSKVIKVGQEVMIPKGNAQAQNSGSPSSSNTKKHIVKKKETLFSISRKYNITVNEIKTWNDLDGNSIDLGQELIVSAPSGSSSQSKTTTNTGNYSNTKIKGTHKVEGGETLYSISKKYNVEVEDLVKWNSLPDNSVSIGQVLVVTSPDGAKPVKESDKENNNTADNTATASTNTNSGSEREVFTVPAIDVQSHDIKKVVEKGVAEVIEGTGKNDQYLGLHKTAPVGTLLEVINEANKRRVFVRVIGKLPSNTSQDLILRMSERAYQRLGAADKKIRVQLSYFPY
- a CDS encoding DUF3822 family protein, with protein sequence MAYKSVRKIKDTRFNIEHLEDYALSLLIGRSDFRMFVTNTRDNSCLIIEEFEYPTVDNSTELMQVLDKIFDEHHLLKAGFWKVVKVAIKDCPFSHVPNDLFEKENAIDHLSMNGNVDQEDVVLYYKHLQSDIVTVFSVNEDLSEYLKGVYTTIPVHFVHPSAAFIENIYKYDDKTDETTVFLNKSKEGISIAVYENSKIVFYNEFVTNTAEAVLKYTMYVFNLLGLNQQSTRVVIWGDTDTQHEDFKLLYQYIRNISFGRRPQYLKCGFVFDVAEDHQYFDLMSIQACA
- a CDS encoding DUF1573 domain-containing protein, whose product is MKRLSVLFLILFAFTATIQAQETENGPKITFEQKKVDFGDITEGEKVSHEFVFENTGNEVLLISDVLVQCGCTATDWPKDPIPPGEKGSINVVFNSTNKRGVQNKVVTVVSNSTTFRDAVSLRANVIPKAN
- the coaD gene encoding pantetheine-phosphate adenylyltransferase; this encodes MSNKQKTAIFPGSFDPFTNGHKDIVLRSLKIFDVVIIAIGHNTSKHKRYFDIDLMVRKIEESFIEYGDRVKVVVYNELTAFLADKLEAKFLIRGLRNTTDFEYENSISQVNADINKELETVFLITSHEFAAISSTIIREIHRYGADVSKYLPYEI
- a CDS encoding NUDIX hydrolase encodes the protein MKVFINDNPVYFRGQESDDHHVYDHVVDGAEFDLAHANLVDNLLVRSAQIDHIDKVIEILSDKKAKRLNSITFLFEDKEKAVKYFKSNFKIIKAAGGIVKKDRKTLAIYRLGKWDFPKGKLEKKETPELGAVREVEEECAIKVRLKEKVVKTWHTYVQNGKRILKRTDWYLMDCLDDSNMTPQLEEKITDIKWFTKKEMDRSLLTSYRSIRYIYQKYLRVLEKQKVEID
- a CDS encoding ATP-dependent DNA helicase encodes the protein MGRIKDLIVKNFPFQPTDDQGQFLDVFEKFIKSTEGEDVLILKGYAGTGKTTVLSMINKCLGAFKWKIMMMAPTGRAAKVMATYSNSQAFTIHKVIYKQQNDPSAGTLSFKRQPNYFKRTLFIVDEASMIGDEFNFGKQGLLTDVIEYVFEKPENKNKLLIVGDPAQLPPVGLNESPALTKEGIEKIIFYEPEMAELTQVTRQDLDSGILLHANDIRQKMHEGVFEPVFNTNKFTDIFKMSTERMEDGLRYAYDKFGQENTAVVCRSNFAAVQYNKFIRQTIHWYEHEVESGELLMVVRNNYFFLPEDAPAGFIANGDFIEVMKVYAEEEMYGLRFARMRFRMLDYPDQEPVEAKVLLDTLHQPEASLSAETSKELYITIRAELEQVAKNKKDLKELIRTNEYLNALQIKYAYALTCHKSQGGQWDAVFLDRGYLPPERQDKEYMRWLYTAVTRAKKELYLIEKSK
- the pyrE gene encoding orotate phosphoribosyltransferase; translated protein: MSYVNINPDTAKRTASELIEVGAVKISPSKPFVWASGWNSPVYCDNRITLSFPNTRKYLKDALVETIRKQFPEVEAIAGVATAGIPQGALTADILDLPFLYIRSKPKGHGMKNMIEGKVDKKQKVVLVEDLVSTGGSSLKAAEALKEAGAEILGMVSIFTYGFEIAENNFKEAGIKLVSLSDYSNMLKEALDRGLVKEKDLVSLKSWRTDPENWKA
- the cdd gene encoding cytidine deaminase, translating into MAGKTKSININYTEYESFDDLTQDWQNLVKKAEEACETAYAPYSNFKVGAALELENGTIIKGNNQENAAYPSGLCAERVALFTAHSQYPDQKVKKITICAINNENKKTGVSPCGGCRQVMVEFSKNNNIEVLLKTKEGKFHLFTSALDLVPFNFNKKNLDG
- a CDS encoding TIGR02757 family protein encodes the protein MKLSLRDVKEHLDDALIKYAQPGFIGSDPIQIPHSFSRKQDIEIAGLFAATLAWGQRKTIINKCNELMDMMDRAPHEFILGHSEEELQRLSSFKHRTFNNEDLLYFIRFLNYWYSENDSLEDLFYVDPNDSSQPVKQGLINYHRTFFSLSDSPSRTKKHVSTPERKSACKRLNMYLRWMVRSDKEGIDFGIWNKISTADLICPLDVHVERIAKALNLLKRKQSDWLAAEELTSNLKKMNPEDPVKYDLALFGLGVMEGI
- a CDS encoding NUDIX domain-containing protein codes for the protein MVFTTPGGGIDFGEEMHEALKREIKEETFLDIKNSEYLFMSEFIQEPYHAIEHFFLVEEFEGNARVGSDPELDENNQMIMGIEWHTEEELNNINNHRKHRIFNIIPEFEELKKASGFLTVVSDQKNT